GTTTTAAGAAAAGCAACTTTTCCAATTACCGACAATGGTTCAAGAGCTAAATGTACGTCTTATAGTGATACTATTACTGCCGCACTTACTCAAGGTTATGCATTAAGCCCACTAGGGAATAATATCTATTCTACCAACATTCCTGGGATTGGTATTCGTCTTTACCGTGAAGCGGAAAATGCAACTAACTTTTCAGGGTATTATCCATATACTCGTAGTTTAACACCAAGCACTTATTATACTCTTGCTTCGGGATATTTTGTTGTCGAAATTGTGAAAACTGCTGCACAGACTGGTTCGGGTGCATTAGTACCTGGTTTATATAGTCGATACTATGTAAGTGGTTATATGAACCGCCCTTTTTTAACCAGTACAGTTAACGGTGATGCAATTACCATTGCCTCTTCTTCATGTGAAATCCAAGGTAATATCAATAAAGTTGTACAGCTTCCTACAGTTACAAAGGCTGGTTTCAAAGGTGTTGGCTCAACTCAAGGCGAACAAACCTTCGATATGAACATCTTATGTAATGGTGGTATCAACCCAACGGGTTATGAAGAGAAAAATCTCATTAGCTTAACTTACGACTTTACCCAAGACGGAACAAACAATCAGGTTTTAGCGAATACTGCTCCAACATCTGAGAAAGCAAACGGCGTAGGCGTGCAGTTACTCTGGAACTATCAAAATAAAAATCAAGTCATCAAAAAAGGCGATAAACTAGCCATAGGTACATTGTCTTCTAACCAGACACTTCAATATAACGTACCAATGACTGCTCGCTACTATCAAACAGCAACAAATGTGACTGCTGGTAAAGTACGTGCAATGGCTACTGTAACTATTGAATATGATTAATCATATTCAATAGTTTTTTAAACCTAATAATTTTAAATATTTAAATATTAATAATAAATTTTACTTTATCACTACTTTCTAAAAACTTAATACTTAACTTAATAGGAATATTTATGAAAAAAATAGGTATAGTTGCTGTTAGTGCAATTACATTATGCTGGGCCATGTATGAAGTATCTTCTGATAATACCAATACAGTAACGCATAGCGAGTCAAGCCAAAAACTAGCATCTAAAAAATTTTCATCAACTGCAAAGGATGAAAAATTAACGTCTCAAACCATTTTGGCAAAAACAAATTCCCTTAATTCTGCCCCAGTCTGCCAATACAATTTTGATGTGACTCAGGAAGATCTCGATCTATGGAATAATGAACATCCTGATTTTCCTATGAAAATATTCCCATTGATAAATGGTCAAAAATTTGGTTTTAAAGTAGAGCCTGTAACTGAAGATAATTACGGTTATCTTGATTATAATGCAAAAAGTAAGGCAAAAATAAATTCACCGAGTTATGAAGGTGATTTTTTATTACCGGATAAAGGTATTGTTGCTTTTGAGATGGAGCTTAAAGTACCCACCCTTTCTTCGAGCAGCTCCTCTTACTCAGCCGACATTAGTTTTAATGGTGTAACTGATAATAACTATACAATTAGATCAAATTATCATTTTGATATTGGTGCTCATGATTTTGAGTTTGGTGAGAATCCACCTCGTTTATATCATAGCTTATCATCGGAGGTGGGAGAATATGAACTTATCGATAGTTACTTTAAAAGCAAACAAATGACGGATAACACAAATGAATATCAACGCTTAGGCGTTTACATTAATCAGGATACGAATCAAGTCGGGTTTATTTCCAATGGTGTTGATGAAGGATATCAATTTAAATTACCTGGTGCACTACAGAAAATAGCTTTCTCAATGAATGGAAATATAAATATTCTTTCAACAAATTTATTTGGACAAGAGTTGTCGAACGAACTCATTACTGACCGTAATGCATTGCAGTTTAACTACCCTAAAGGCACAACAGATATGTGTGGTAATGCCATTTAAGATATAAAGCTATAAGTGGTAAAAAAGGGCTGAATCACAGCCCTTTTTTATTTCATTTAGAAATGAATGACAGTACGGATTGATTTACCTTCATGCATTAAATCAAAAGCAGTATTAATGTCTTGTAAAGGCATAGTATGAGTCACAAAAGGTTCAAGCTGAATCTCACCTTTCATCGCATCTTCGACCATTTTAGGAAGTTGTGAGCGCCCTTTTACTCCACCAAACGCAGTACCTAACCATTTACGGCCTGTAACTAACTGGAATGGACGAGTCGAAATTTCTTGACCTGCACCGGCAACACCAATAATAACGGATTGTCCCCAACCACGATGTGCACACTCTAGAGCCGAACGCATAACATTGACGTTACCAATACATTCAAATGAATGATCTACGCCCCAACCTGTCATTTCTACAATGACTTGCTGAATTGGTTTATCGTAATCTTTAGGATTTAAGAAATCTGTAGCACCAAACTGCTTAGCAAGTTCAAACTTATCTGGGTTTGTATCTACGACAATAATGCGTCCTGCTTTTGCTTGACGTGCACCTTGTACAACTGCTAAACCAATGCCGCCTAAGCCAAATACGGCAACCGAATCACCTTCTTGAACTTTTGCTGTGTTATGCACGGCGCCAATACCGGTAGTCACACCACATCCAAGTAAACAAACTTGTTCGTGATTGGCTTCAGGATTGATTTTAGCTAAAGAGACTTCTGCAACTACCGTATATTCACTAAATGTTGAACAACCCATGTAGTGATAAATCGGTTCACCATTATATGAAAAACGTGTGGTTCCATCCGGCATTACACCTTTACCTTGGGTGGCACGTACTGCAACGCACAAGTTGGTTTTTCCGGATTTACAGAATAAGCATTCTTTACATTCAGCCGTATAAAGCGGGATCACGTGATCACCCGGTTGAACACTTGTTACGCCCTCACCTACTTCAACTACAACACCTGCTCCTTCATGTCCCAAGATGGCAGGGAAAACACCTTCTGGGTCATCGCCAGATAATGTAAAAGCATCGGTATGACAAACGCCTGTATGGGTAATTTTTATTAAAACTTCACCCGCTTGAGGTGGTGCAACATCAACTTCAACAATTTCTAAAGGTTTTCCTGGAGCAAAGGCGACAGCTGCACGAGATTTCATCTTTGGGTTTCCTTTAAATCATTCGGTATTTATAGTCGAGCAAAATAGATTATGTAACAGTAATACAAGAGCTTAATTTTGCTTAAATTAAAATTGGCTTTCATGACAATCCATCACAGCATAGCCAGTCATGTACCTCTAAGCAAGCCTACATTTAAAAAAGAAGAAAACCCCTTACTTAAAGAGGTTTCTTATTAAATCACTTATCTTATAAATGGTTTATGTTTACTTAGAGGTAAATATCCGGTGGATATGGTGTGTTATCACTAATTGGCGAGTAAAGTGTATTTTCAACGAAGAAGCCATTTGGAGCTTGAGTAGTATCAATCGTAATTGAATCAAACATAACTTGTGGATAGGCCCAAATAAATTGTTTCATTAAACCCAGAGGAACATTGTTTTTCATGTCACCAAAAATTCGTTGCCAGATAGGTGTGCGATAAGGTTTGTTTTTGTCGAACCCATAGATATAAGCAATAGATTCATCAGGAACAAATCCAGATAAATAAATAACTTTATTGGCAGGATAGCCTAGCCCTTGTATAGGTATTTGGGAAACTGCCTGATGGGCCAAGTCTAGGCGAGCTTCTAATAACCAGTCATAAGCTTCTGTCATCATGTAATCAAAATTAGGATATGAATAGTGTTGGCTTGGATAGTTAATATAAGTGGCTAATGTCTGAATTGGGGATTGAATAGAAGGAAAGAAAATAAGTGGGCTAACTTTGGCACTAGAATATTTTGCTTTGATAACGGTACGAATGTTTTGACAGGTTTGTCCTAATTTATTTCTAAGCCATGTTTTAAACTCATCATATGGCGTTCCTGTTTTATTCATTGCTTCGTAAATAGTACCTAGATCTGGTGCATATAAACCTGTATCTGCATTAAATGCCAGTTTAGTTGGATAGTCATATACACAAGGTAGATTTGTACCCGTGTTATACCACCACCAAGGTTCACCAATCTGCATGT
This genomic stretch from Acinetobacter pittii harbors:
- a CDS encoding fimbrial protein; the encoded protein is MKRILLTGALFTVGLGMYSEANAYCTLDNKNGGSFSTVGISMAVGRVVVRPSDPVGMVLRKATFPITDNGSRAKCTSYSDTITAALTQGYALSPLGNNIYSTNIPGIGIRLYREAENATNFSGYYPYTRSLTPSTYYTLASGYFVVEIVKTAAQTGSGALVPGLYSRYYVSGYMNRPFLTSTVNGDAITIASSSCEIQGNINKVVQLPTVTKAGFKGVGSTQGEQTFDMNILCNGGINPTGYEEKNLISLTYDFTQDGTNNQVLANTAPTSEKANGVGVQLLWNYQNKNQVIKKGDKLAIGTLSSNQTLQYNVPMTARYYQTATNVTAGKVRAMATVTIEYD
- the adhC gene encoding S-(hydroxymethyl)glutathione dehydrogenase/class III alcohol dehydrogenase, producing the protein MKSRAAVAFAPGKPLEIVEVDVAPPQAGEVLIKITHTGVCHTDAFTLSGDDPEGVFPAILGHEGAGVVVEVGEGVTSVQPGDHVIPLYTAECKECLFCKSGKTNLCVAVRATQGKGVMPDGTTRFSYNGEPIYHYMGCSTFSEYTVVAEVSLAKINPEANHEQVCLLGCGVTTGIGAVHNTAKVQEGDSVAVFGLGGIGLAVVQGARQAKAGRIIVVDTNPDKFELAKQFGATDFLNPKDYDKPIQQVIVEMTGWGVDHSFECIGNVNVMRSALECAHRGWGQSVIIGVAGAGQEISTRPFQLVTGRKWLGTAFGGVKGRSQLPKMVEDAMKGEIQLEPFVTHTMPLQDINTAFDLMHEGKSIRTVIHF
- a CDS encoding DUF4882 family protein, which translates into the protein MKKIGIVAVSAITLCWAMYEVSSDNTNTVTHSESSQKLASKKFSSTAKDEKLTSQTILAKTNSLNSAPVCQYNFDVTQEDLDLWNNEHPDFPMKIFPLINGQKFGFKVEPVTEDNYGYLDYNAKSKAKINSPSYEGDFLLPDKGIVAFEMELKVPTLSSSSSSYSADISFNGVTDNNYTIRSNYHFDIGAHDFEFGENPPRLYHSLSSEVGEYELIDSYFKSKQMTDNTNEYQRLGVYINQDTNQVGFISNGVDEGYQFKLPGALQKIAFSMNGNINILSTNLFGQELSNELITDRNALQFNYPKGTTDMCGNAI